Proteins from a genomic interval of Dermacentor variabilis isolate Ectoservices chromosome 8, ASM5094787v1, whole genome shotgun sequence:
- the LOC142589939 gene encoding neprilysin-1-like — protein sequence MAQNATQQEEGSSASETELEFVTADFAELCAVGFGLASLIALVAGLTWYLIFYVPAEDAGGRRGVNYTRLLEESITRSVAPCDNFYRFVCTGWIRDHSRGQHRSVADTVQREALLDARDAFEEGARNRRRRGSTGRTLSREVSSEVENADGTRRDVEGGLLRDHHRMPLTSSAQRHQTTTPRGSAVLKAASLFDSCKEVVDKKKSETKKVAEFMKTYTKFPAVEPQDAADAVAATIELSLTWGIDTLFIVNVFADLDEGGRPTVEIAENVELFQWFRWRNVLKDSGKLEEFFLSHLQAIPGFRSSRDEYLLTEIADADSQVIPSLRTDEAVPDDPTYRNLSELIPGVAGQTWVDEINRQTEPYFKVEADHKLRLDNVHYLQQVGRILNYTGKPLLVPMFIGWTVLRQLAPRASYKAATVVYKDTASYVDACFSYVARAMPLAASYPYLSKLPTARMEAVARTMVKDVRRELAATFANVPWMDNATRAAAGDKLAAMAEVLVKPAFLVDEGALDAHYANFSTHDDYLTASLQTARSSTRLVMAKLSSYRDGGGPGVAIEDLGFPPLTVNALYDRALNALVVPAGIMRPPYLDDGAWTAFNYAGLGAVVGHEVMHAFDARGRERDGSGALRDWWSADVRKRYEDKAACLRRAYNVGRWREAQKPSAFEYEDVADFTSLRVVLGAYRRRAFLQQRGVRTPASFLEYSGEQLFYLNYCFKLCSADEDHDLLEGPRADFATDEDRCNVPLRHLKEFADAFRCAKGDPMDVLDKCSFWDLPVEQLGMHEDAMAESP from the coding sequence ATGGCCCAGAACGCCACGCAACAGGAAGAAGGCAGCTCGGCCAGCGAGACCGAGCTTGAGTTCGTCACCGCCGACTTCGCGGAACTCTGCGCGGTCGGTTTCGGACTCGCCTCCCTCATAGCCCTGGTGGCCGGGCTCACCTGGTACCTGATCTTCTACGTTCCGGCCGAGGACGCCGGAGGTCGGCGGGGCGTCAACTACACGCGGCTGCTCGAGGAATCCATCACTCGGTCCGTGGCGCCGTGCGACAACTTCTACCGGTTCGTTTGCACCGGCTGGATTCGAGACCACAGCAGGGGCCAGCACCGCAGCGTCGCCGACACGGTACAGCGCGAGGCGCTGCTTGACGCCAGAGACGCCTTTGAAGAGGGTGCCAGGAACCGTCGGCGACGAGGATCGACCGGTAGAACCTTATCGCGCGAGGTTTCCTCGGAGGTCGAGAATGCCGACGGGACGCGCCGAGACGTGGAAGGTGGCCTTCTGCGAGACCACCACCGGATGCCACTGACATCGTCTGCGCAGAGGCATCAGACGACGACGCCGAGGGGCTCAGCTGTTCTCAAAGCGGCGTCCCTGTTCGACTCGTGCAAGGAAGTGGTGGACAAGAAGAAGTCCGAGACAAAGAAGGTGGCCGAGTTCATGAAAACCTACACCAAGTTTCCCGCTGTCGAACCGCAGGACGcggccgatgccgtggccgcgaCCATCGAGCTTTCGCTCACCTGGGGCATCGACACGCTGTTCATCGTGAATGTGTTCGCCGACCTGGACGAAGGCGGTCGACCCACTGTGGAGATCGCCGAAAACGTCGAGCTATTCCAGTGGTTCCGCTGGCGCAACGTGCTCAAGGACTCGGGAAAGCTGGAGGAGTTCTTCCTCAGCCACCTACAGGCGATTCCGGGCTTCCGGTCATCACGGGACGAGTACCTCTTGACCGAGATAGCCGACGCCGATTCGCAGGTCATTCCTTCGCTACGGACGGACGAAGCGGTGCCGGACGACCCCACGTACCGCAACCTGTCCGAACTGATACCTGGCGTCGCGGGCCAGACGTGGGTCGACGAAATCAACCGGCAGACGGAGCCGTACTTCAAGGTGGAGGCCGATCACAAGCTCAGACTGGACAACGTCCACTACCTGCAGCAAGTCGGCAGAATCCTCAATTACACGGGGAAGCCGCTGCTCGTGCCCATGTTCATCGGCTGGACTGTGCTTCGCCAGCTGGCTCCGCGCGCCTCCTACAAGGCGGCCACCGTCGTCTACAAGGACACGGCGAGTTACGTCGACGCCTGTTTCAGTTACGTGGCCCGCGCGATGCCCCTGGCGGCCAGCTATCCTTACTTGAGCAAGTTACCCACGGCCAGAATGGAGGCGGTCGCCAGGACCATGGTCAAGGACGTCAGGCGCGAGCTCGCGGCCACCTTCGCCAACGTGCCCTGGATGGACAACGCTACGCGCGCTGCGGCCGGCGACAAgctggccgccatggccgaggtCCTAGTCAAGCCGGCGTTCCTCGTCGACGAAGGCGCGCTCGACGCGCACTACGCCAACTTCTCGACTCACGACGACTACCTGACGGCGTCGCTGCAGACGGCCAGGTCCTCGACGAGGCTCGTCATGGCGAAGTTGTCCTCGTACCGAGACGGCGGCGGTCCCGGCGTTGCCATCGAGGACCTCGGATTCCCGCCTCTGACGGTGAACGCCCTGTACGACAGGGCGCTGAATGCCTTGGTCGTTCCGGCCGGCATCATGAGGCCACCATACCTGGACGACGGCGCGTGGACGGCTTTCAACTACGCGGGTCTCGGCGCGGTCGTGGGCCACGAGGTGATGCACGCCTTCGACGCGCGCGGCAGGGAACGGGACGGCAGCGGGGCGCTCCGGGACTGGTGGTCCGCCGACGTCCGCAAGCGTTACGAGGACAAGGCGGCGTGCCTCCGGCGAGCCTACAACGTCGGCCGGTGGCGAGAGGCGCAGAAACCTTCAGCTTTCGAATACGAAGACGTCGCCGACTTCACCTCGCTCCGCGTCGTCCTGGGCGCCTACAGGCGTCGGGCGTTCCTCCAGCAGCGCGGAGTGCGGACGCCGGCGTCCTTCCTGGAGTACTCGGGCGAGCAGCTCTTCTACCTCAACTACTGCTTCAAGCTGTGCTCCGCGGACGAAGACCACGACCTGCTCGAGGGTCCGCGCGCGGATTTCGCGACGGACGAAGACCGGTGCAACGTGCCGCTACGCCACCTGAAGGAGTTCGCCGACGCCTTCCGGTGCGCCAAGGGGGACCCCATGGACGTCCTGGACAAGTGTTCCTTCTGGGACCTGCCCGTGGAGCAGCTGGGCATGCACGAAGATGCGATGGCCGAGTCCCCGTGA